One part of the Candida albicans SC5314 chromosome R, complete sequence genome encodes these proteins:
- the RPL7 gene encoding Rpl7p (Ribosomal protein L7; repressed upon phagocytosis by murine macrophages; Hap43-induced; rat catheter and Spider biofilm induced): MAILNSNPEVLLRKRKNADRKRIEKQEQIRERQLNKNKLKKKNQNKFIRAETLVSNHKSNELERKRIKSLIKKQKQTQQQQESAAADSGDAKLLFLIRIPNHTKGLKLPSKVYKILKDLKLTSVNTGTFVKADSQTMDSLKFIAPYVLVGQPSLTSIRKLFQKRARIMVPDEEQEQEKTTNEQEAGQSEDSESETKQKIIKLDNNQLVEDKFGNDLGLICIEDLIHEISQLSDNFNSITNWLLPFQLNAPVNGWGPQAKLARLLKADENKQKISLAQDFKLQEVEDIDKIIDEQN; the protein is encoded by the coding sequence ATGGCTATATTGAACTCAAACCCTGAAGTTCTTTTAcgtaaaagaaaaaatgcCGATAGGAAAAGAATCGAAAAGCAAGAACAAATTCGTGAACGACAactcaacaaaaataaattgaagaaaaaaaatcagaaTAAATTCATTCGTGCTGAAACATTAGTTAGTAAtcataaatcaaatgaattagaaagaaaaagaatcaagagtttgattaaaaaacaaaagcaaacccaacaacaacaagaatcAGCAGCAGCAGACTCTGGTGATgctaaattattatttcttattAGAATTCCAAATCATACAAAAGGATTGAAACTTCCATCAAAAGTGtacaaaattttaaaagatttgaaattaactAGTGTGAATACTGGTACATTTGTAAAAGCTGATTCTCAAACCATGGAttcattgaaatttattgCTCCTTATGTTCTTGTCGGACAACCATCATTAACATCAATACgaaaattatttcaaaaaagagCTAGAATAATGGTTCCTGatgaagaacaagaacaagaaaaaaccACAAATGAACAAGAAGCTGGTCAACTGGAAGATTCAGAATCCgaaaccaaacaaaaaatcataaaattagacaacaatcaattagTGGAAGATAAATTTGGTAATGATTTAGGATTGATTTGTATTGAAGATTTGATTCATGAAATTTCCCAACTTTCAGATAATTTCAATAGTATAACTAATTGGTTATTAccatttcaattgaatgcTCCAGTTAATGGATGGGGACCACAAGCTAAATTGGCTAGATTGCTTAAAgctgatgaaaataaacaaaaaatcagTCTTGCTcaagatttcaaattacaagaagttgaagatattgataaGATAATTGATGAACAAAATTAA